Below is a genomic region from Brassica rapa cultivar Chiifu-401-42 chromosome A08, CAAS_Brap_v3.01, whole genome shotgun sequence.
ACAATCGGATTGCTGCCATAATTTTTATTAAGACTTAacaaattttacaaaacattGTTAAGTATTATTGGCTAGAAGATAAAGATTGTATTTATCTTAGAGATAAGTTAGAGATAACTATGTACGTTAGAGATAACTATGTACGTTAGATACGATATACTTGACTTAGATACGGGAGTCATGAACGTTTGTATAAATACTCTTTGATACATCAATAACAAGCGACTCATTCTTTTATattcacatggtatcagagctaagATCTATCTAAACAAAAACGTTGAAGATCTTTCTCAAGTGCAATGAGTGATACGAAGTCGGAGGCTGCTGAAGCTTCTCAAGTTGTGATTAGTAAGCAAGGAGATACGATGAAGTTATCACCGTACACTCTGTTCTCATCGGACAATCCAGGTTCGATGATTACCTCTGTTCATCTGAAAGGGGATAATTATAATGAGTGGTCATTGGAGATGTTGAATGCACTCCGTGCCAAGAAGAAGAGTGGTTTCGTTGATGGATCGCTTCCTCAACCTGAAGAAGGCGATGTCAATTTGGAATCTTGGTTGAGTGTAAACTCTATGATTGTAGGATGGATTCGAACGTCGATAGAGCCACGAGTTCGGTCTACAGTAACGTTCATCACCAATGCTCACAAGCTTTGGGAGAATCTGAAACAACGATTTGCAGTGGGTAACAAAGTCAGAGTTCATCAGCTCATGGAACAACTAGCTTCATGTCGTCAGAATGGGGAGCCGGTTATAGATTACTTTGGCAAATTGTCTATCAAGTGGGAAGAGATGCAGACATACAGACCTTCACCACCGTGTACGTGTACAGCTGCACGAATATATGAGAAGGAGCGTGAAGATGAAAGAGTTCATCAGTTTATTATGGGTCTTGATGAATCGAGATTTGGTAATGTGGTGAGTTCTATCATTGAAGCTGATGAATTGCCTGATATAGGCAAGGTGTATGCAAAAGTGATCAGAGAAGAAGCTCGCTTGGATTCTGCCAAGACGAGAGAACACACTCAAGATGTCGTTGGGTTTGCAACACGACGAGATACAAATACAGACGATCAAAGTGCTCGACGTGactcacgggaagggtcagtttCACAGGGAGGAAGAGCAGATTTCTCCAGCGGCAGAGCTCGAGATCGGGTGTGCTCTCATTGTGGTAAAACTGGTCACGACAAGAACACATGTTGGCAACTCATTGGTTATCCAGAGTGGATGACAGAGAGAGGAGGAGGACGTGGTGGACGCGGTTCTAACAGAGGAGGTGGTCGTGGTTTTAACTCTGGAAGAGGCAGAGGAATAACAGCTAATATAGCACATGCGACTACTCCTCACGTCTCGACGGTTGCTGATCTAACTCCAGAACAGCTGAAGGCAATTACTCAGATCATTCAAGACAAGCAAAGCGGGTCGTCTGAGAAACTGTCTGGTAAGGTTCTTGGAGATATAATAATTGACACAGGGGCGTCACACCATATGACAGGAAATCTGTCACTACTAGTGAATGTAAGAAAGACACTGCCATGTAGTGTTGGGTTTGCAGATGGCAGCATGACAATGTCGGCCAGCTTGGGAGAGATGGTGGTGTCGGATAGACTGTCACTGAAAGAAGTTCTTTATGTTCCGGATTTGAACTGTTCATTGATCTCGGTTTCGAAACTTCTCAAgcatatgaattgctttgcatTGTTTACTGATGCAATTTGTCTTCTGCAGGACCGTTCTACGAAGACTATGATTGGAGCCGGTGAGGAACGTGATGGGGTGTACTATTTCAAGGATGTAAAGGCGGCACTGGTCAACCGAACTGATGGGAAGGTTGTGGATCATCTGCTGTGGCATCGTAGGCTAGGACACCCTGCGTTCTCTGTGCTTTCTGTTTTACCTATGTGTTCTGGTGTTTTAAATAAAGATAGCCCTGGTCACTGTGACGTATGTTTTAGGGCTAAGCAGACAAGAGATCCTTTTCCTGACAGTTTAAATAAAGCAGAAGTTTGTTTTGGTTTAATTCATGTTGATGTCTGGGGTCCATACCGAGTTCCTGCATCAAGTGGGGCAGTGTATTTTTTAACTATAGTAGACGATTTTTCCAGAGCAACATGGACCTATCTACTTCTTGCGAAATCAGAAGTTGGAAAGGTGTTACAAAATTTCTGTGCATACACAGAAAGACAGTTCAACAAACGTGTTAAGGAAGTGAGAAGTGATAATGGCAGTGAATTCATGTGTCTGAGCTCATTTTTCAGAGAGAAAGGGATTATACATCAGACCTCCTGTGTTGCGACTCCACAACAAAATGGAAGAGTTGAGAGAAAACACAGACATATCTTGAATGTAGCACGGGCGTTGTTGTTTCAAGCAGGATTACCAGTTAAGTTCTGGGGGGAGGCGATCTCAACAGCAACACATTTGATCAACTTAACGCCTTCGAAGATTCTTCATGGTTTAACACCACACGAGGTGTTGTTTGGTCGGAAACCTTCGTACGAGCAGCTCAGAGTGTTTGGCTCATCTTGTTACGTTCATCGCAATGCGAGGGACAAGGATAAGTTTGGGGCTCGGAGTAGACATTGCGTGTTTGTTGGATACCCTTTTGGGAAGAAAGGGTGGAAAGTATATGATATGGAGAGGAATGAATTCTTTGTTTCTCGGGATGTAGTCTTTCAGGAAGACAAATTCCCAATGGCTGAAAGTGATATGGCTCAGTCTATTGAGCAAGTAAGCTTGGAACCGtttgtagaagaagaagagggtCTGATTACGTCTGTTACAAGAAACAGGGGGAGTGAAGTAGTGGAAGTACCGGTTGGAGAAGAGAGTGTTGTAGTTACAGAACCTGTCGAAGGTGACAACAGTGACAAAACTACTGTGTCTGATGAAGCCGCATTGGAGACAGCAACACCAGTTACGGAAACTGAAGAAACAGTTCCTGCGGTACCAGAGTTCGGAAGAGGACATAGAGAAAAACAAGTTCCTGCAAAGTTTAATGACTACATGTTGTACAATGCAAGAATGTTGCAATGTCCAGACCCCCATCACACCCTCATCGCGGCTTCAACAGAGTCTAGTACGGTCCAAGGTACGCCATATCCACTTGATAACTTTGTGACTGATATGAATTTTTCTCCTGCACATCAAGCTTTCTTGGCAGCAGTTACAAAAGAAACAGAACCAAGAAATTTCAGAGAAGCCGTGCAACATGAGATATGGAGAAATTCGATGCAAAAAGAGATTACTGCATTTGAAGTTAATAAGACCTTCAGTATAGTAGATTTGCCGCCAGGTAAAACAGCTATTGGAAATATGTGGATCTACAAATACAAGTACAATGCAGATGGAACAATAGAAAGACCTAAATCACGCCTAGTTGCATTGGGGAATCGACAAGTAGAAGGTGAGGATTACGATGAAACGTTTGCTCCAGTGGCTAAGATGACTACAATACGAGGACTGCTGCGTGTCATTGCTGGAAAAGGCTGGATAGTTCATCAAATGGACGTGCATAATGCATTTCTTCATGGAGAGTTGCATGAAGAAGTGTACATGAAGCTACCTTTGGGGTTCCATCATTCTGATCCACGGAAGGTGTGTAGATTGCACAAGGCGATTTATGGTCTGAAGCAAGCGCCTAGGTGTTGGTTTGCGAAGTTAACAAATGCACTTAAAAAGTATGGGTTCGTGCACTCGTACTCAGACTACTCGTTGTTCACATATGAGAAGAACAATGTAGAGTTGAAGGTTCTGATCTATGTCGATGATCTGATTGTGTGTGGCAACAACATGGAGTTTCTCACGAAGTTTAAAGACTATCTTGGACGTTGTTTTCACATGAAAGATTTAGGAAAGCTCAAATACTTTCTGGGAATTGAAGTTGGACGAGGAAAAGAAGGTTTTATGCTGACACAGCGTAAATATGCGCTGGATATTATTCAAGAGGCAGGGCTGCTGGGAGCTAAACCAGTCGCAACACCAATGGAGCAGAGACACCAATTGGGAAGAGACAAGAGTGCTTGATATTATTCAAGAGGCAGGGCTGCTGGGAGCTAAACCAGTCGCAACACCAATGGAGCAGAGACACCAATTGGGAAGAGACAAGAGTGCTTTTCTGCGAGAGGCTGGGAAGTATAGAAGATTGGTAGGACGGTTGATATATTTGTCGGTAACAAGAACGGATATCACCTATTCAGTACATATTTTGTCGCAGTTCATGCAGTCGCCGAGAGAGAATCAGTGGGAAGCAGCACTGCGTGTGGTTAGGTACTTGAAAGGAACTGTTGGCCAAGGCATACTGCTGAGTTCAAgttcagattttaatatttcagTCTACTGTGATGCTGACTGGAATTCTTGTCCTACTAGCAGAAGATCCGTGAGTTCTTTCGTAACTCTTGTAGGAGATTCACCTATCTCGTGGAAAACAGAGAAGCAGGATTTCGTGTCTCATTCATCTGCTGAGGCAGAATATCGATCCATGTCTGAGGCAACAAGGGAGATTAAGTGGCTTGTACGTTTAGCAAAGGATTTGGGTTTTGCACCTAAAGGGGCGGTGAAACTGTACTGTGACAGCAAGTCTGCTATGTATATCGCAGCCAATCCGGTGTTCCATGAACGCACCAAGCATATTGAATCAGCCTGTCATCAAGTAAGGGATGCTATGAAAGCTGGACTAATCACTGCGGTCCATGTTAGAACCAATGAGTAGCTAGCGGACGTATTGACCAAAACACTTGGGAGAGTACAATTTGAATATCTGTTGTTCAAGTTGGGTGTTCGAAATCTTCACACTtccaacttgagggggagtattggcTAGAAGATAAAGATTGTATTTATCTTAGAGATAAGTTAGAGATAACTATGTACGTTAGAGATAACTATGTACGTTAGATACGATATACTTGACTTAGATACGGGAGTCATGAACGTTTGTATAAATACTCTTTGATACATCAATAACAAGCGACTCATTCTTTTATATTCACAAGTATCTTAGAGCTTGATTGGCAGAGAATTAGCATAAACATAATGCTCTATATTATCCAAtcatcaaatttttaaaaagcatTTAAATGATGCAAATGCTCTCGTAATAGCTCATACGGACAATCTGTTCAAAATTGTGAGATTTTAAACTACCATAATTATTGTGTTTAAcgtaaaaaaaatctaaaagatgCTTGGCTTGATGATAGTAGTAATATGTGAGAGCAAATCATTATGAAAGGTTATCAACATTTTCTCTGTTGTTTGATCGTGAATACAAGAATCTAGGATGTGTACTAGAATATGCTTTTTAGCTTAGATTCTTTCATATTCTGATATATgtgtatcttatatattaaaacagaagtcatgacttcttttcatgtgtgattttttttagtttggaccattcctagaaaatatcatattttacataagttcattattatatattttaatacctttatcattttatttgaaatacaaaatgaatatatttaaatcttctaacaaaatctttttaaaatctccttagaatctttttaaatttactttcaaaaattagttagttttatttaaattatcataaaatataattagaaattaaaattgaatatagttttggtttataaacaaaaatttaaataaaatgaaattaataatttcacaaatacatttactaataatttttaaagatttgttagaaataaatatttatttttattttaagtttttcaaatttgttttctaataataataaaatcatgattttttgatgagtgatatttttatttggaccctcatttaaattttatattaaatgtatatcactaatgctaatatacataacATTTttactactttaatcataatatcttttatatcttaattttttaaaaataaattaaaattttaacaaaatctcttgaaaaagattataataagatcttaattgtcataaattgaatataaatattttcaactaattttgtaattaaattaacatattttattttcataaatataaaatatttatgctaaaaatataatatgttggtagaacgggttaatataagtaaactatataatacatgtataaaatttttaacttatcttaaactttttaatatacagtaatttattatatagaataaataaacattaaaaaattactaaaaaatctagcgatttgaattacggatcatgattataataaattaaaatataaaattattttcatatatgttgtttcatgcattaaaaaatttaatttagtaatcaaacgcaaattcaatagacaaatatataataagcaacatatatatgtgactGATTTAATTTACagtatgaaaactataaaatatatatttggcataattatacaaacatttaatatgtgagtaacattaaaaatatataataattatgtaaaacaaatatctatatatataaatatgaaaatatatacctgcacggttgtgcgggtggaaatctagtttgTCTTTAAGACTGTAACCTTTATCCTAATAAAATAAGAGAAAAGTACAAAATAGCATTCAGCTCTATTGTAATATATCACACGGAAGCAAATAAACGAAACTGTTTAGACCAAACACGTCTAGGATAAAGAACATGATTGTTTATCTTTTGCTCTTTAGTCAATCTGTCTAAAACACATGGGGGCATGTGCAGGATAGAACGTTATATGTGGAGTTGGAATACTTTAATTTGTTTGAAGCTGCCAAAGAAGGAGGATGGTTGGGACACTACTGTTTATATATGGTTTACTTTCTTTCTACACCGGAATACTCCTGCGTTACTGCCTCGACAATGAGACTGACCTCAAGACCTATCCTGACAATGTCCAAGATGCGTTCGATACCATCAGACGTATATTTTTCGGTCTGGAGCTATATCtttcaaaaaattatgaatTACCTTCATAGTGAAGGTTATAAAAGTTAAGAACCATAGAAGAGAAATATGATTTGGTATTTGGCTTTGAACAAATGGAACAACTGAAAAGCTAAGGATATCAAGTAGATCAGTCAGTCAATCTCTAACAAATCATTCCCTTATTGCTATAAGAAGTCAATGGTCAAATATATGAGTTACACTATGTTCCATCAAATATAGCAATTGACTATTACAAGTTACAACTATGTGTTTAGTGGAGAAACTACTCTCCTTTGTAGTGAAATTATATTATAGTTACAAATGAAAGAGATACTATTCTAAAATGATTAacccagtttattttaaaataaatgttaagatgACATTCGAGCCTCTCTTTCagatatctaaaaatatatgttCATTTGAGATTTACTTGCTAAATTCTATCTGTACAAATTACTTAGTACAATGTTTTTTTACCTTTAGGTGGTTTAGAAAAATGTTATGCAAGAAGGTACAAATTTTCATGTTGAAAATATGGTTCTCATACTAACCGGTTGTGTTTAAGTTACCAAATGGTTCTagcaaaactaataataaaaagacAAGAAGGATGTAGAAGTTGAAGGCAGAGATGAAATCCTATTCAGTAAAGAAGATTATTCTAGATTGAGAATAAAATGAAGTATGGATCGTGGAAGAATCTTAGTCTAATGGTTAAAGTTTAAAAGTTTCTAcatctagatttagggtttaaatccCATACTATGCAATTTCTTGACTATTATAAGATGCATGCTTTTAGGGGTTTCATAGTACTTTAAGTAGAGCCGTTCGTTGTGGTCGTCTGCTGCGGAGGGAGGAAGTCTTTCCATCGAGGATGTCGTACATGCAAAACCGTCCTTCTAAATGTTTTGGAAAGAACTTCATTATAGAATCATTATCCGTGGAGCTGTTTAtcagtattatatatattgcaGATAGTTGATCATCATATTGTAATAAAGTTAGAGATTATATATGATGATGTAATAATGGGTGCTATCCAGTGATAAAAATGAAGTAAGATAGGACATTCAAAATAAGAAAGAAACGGGCTAGAAATATTTAATATGACTTAAATTGGTTgtctatattgttttttttttcttagaaaaaGCCTTGGTTGCATATCATGCATTATCATGTGTAATCCAAAGACAACTATATAAGTTTTAAAGCACTTAACGTAATTTGTTATACTTTGTCAATAATCTATTTTGCTTAACAGCCAATTAAGAGAAAataacagtattttcatattgtAATTTCAAATAATGGtgtttgtttagttttaaaatacttttaatattataatattttatattttattttttcagtatgaaaaaattaaaataattcttaataatattgttttacttggtttaaaaaaataatttatatcttcacatttaataaatagctataattgtttttttgttaaaacacattcatgtaataaaaattaatttactaaTTAAGTCAGCGAATCGAATAACATTCGCTGAACGAACATAGGACCAAAAtccattttatataatttctctatattttcttaagCCTCAACAGTTTAATCTTTTGAGAGAGTAGGAGAAGAGAAACTTCAACAATGGCGAACATGGCAAAATCAAGGCTTTTTCGCTCATAATTCTTACATACACTAGTTCCCGGCTTTCACACTCGCCTCGTAACCATCTCTCTTACTCTCTCTCGAACAGCTTATTCACAATATATCCATCCTTTCATTGTTTGTTTGTAAATGATTTCAGAAGACCTCTTCTCCAAGTAAATTGAGTAAGGAATAAGCGTGGCATGCGGACCTGAAATCCTACGCTTCAGATAAAACATGGAGAGTGAAAATGACTGGTCGGAGACTTAGTGAAGGGTGGAGAGAGTTCGCCATTACTAATAATCTTTGATTCGGCAGCGTTGTTCTTGTTAGATACAAAGGAGATATGGTCTTCCATGTTTCGAATTTAAGTCAAAATTGCTGTGAGATTCAAGACATTTCGCCTTGTGTAATCTGGTTGAACCATGGAAAACGCAAATACTCAAGTAAACACACcatataataagattttaatGAATTTGTGGAATTGATTTGAATTTGACAAGTATGAGTAGTTAATTGATGAAAAATGTAAGTTAGGGAGGTTTTGTGAAGTGCTTACTAGTCTAGGAGGATTTAGTGTGTATGTATAGTTGAGGGAGACTAAATGATGTAACCATGGCTGAGCCAGCTGATTATCCAACAAAGGACAAACCATGATGGATGAAAAGCGAGCATACTGAGCTGAAACCAGCTAAGGAGACTGAAGTTGAGATGAAACCAGCTAAGGTTACTAAGGATAAGCCGAATGAGATAAGTGACACTTACCTGGAAATGGATGAGCTGAATTAGCTAAGTGACACTGAAGAAGGAGCTTGTTTAGATGCTGGGCGAAATTGGCCTTTTCAGCGCAAAGAgaaattcataacaaattcaatATGGATTTGTTTCATGCCAAATTCGAGCAGCCCTTTGATCAGTCGATTTATCATCAAGAAATGTCAAAGGGGATTCATCAAGAAGTCCTGGTCATGATCATCCAAGAGTCATTCAAAGTATTACTTATTCTGGTCAAAAGTCAAGTCTTATGTCCTAGTTCTTATCAAAGTCTTTCCTAGTTTTTATCTAAGTCTTTGTCTAGTTTTCTACAAAGTCTAAGTGTGTTTAATGTCTGTATTTCTATATAAACTTATTTGAGTCTTATTAAAAAACATTCacctttttttgttaaaaactttctaaaatttGTGTATCATTTGTTCATCTTTGATCATCGACATCTAAGAGTTCATTCTCTGCAAGCATACTCATCCTTGATCACTGTTTGTGGGAACACCTCCCACGATCAAGGACACATCTACACAAGTGTTGATCAGTTCACAGATCCTCACTAAAGACCATCTACCACAATTCCATCACCACCAGTTTGAAACAGATCTATTCTCCTTCAAACAATCAAATCAACCTTCAAAGTATCAAAGACAAAGTAATCTCGACATAAAGGACTCATCACTAAAGAATTCATCCCTTAATTATAATCTTCTACACAAAATTTTAAAGTGGAATTCTTCTAATATCCATCTATTAGGAAAGGGAATCCTAGATAAGGATTACCTTTCTAAACCGTCATTAGCTTATATTATATTTCCTATTTACTCCTAGGTTTATGTTTTAAGTcggtttataattttgtatatatatactcaagTCCGTCGTTGATATCAATATAAGTTTAGAGTTTACAATATCATCTCCAGTTTACATGGATCAGAGCAATAAAAGTTTTGTGACCCGATTTTTTCTTCTAGATCAGATCTTTGTTCttggtaagaaaaaaaaatttgcagtTATGGTCGAGACTGATATCTCTTCCGCAAGTAAGGATACAACGACAAGAAAGTTTCAGGTTGAGAAAAACGCCGCTAATGCATCCGCCCCGTACTCCTTTCTTGTGTCCAATAATCCAAGAGCTTTGATAACATCGGTGATGTTTACGGGTGAGAATTATAATGAATGGTCTTCGGAGCTGGTCAACGCCCTTAAAGCTAAATGAAGGGTTTATTGATGGTTCAATACCGAAACCTGCCATCGATGATCCTCACTTCGAGCTCCGGTCTTCTGTCAATTCAATGATTGTTGGGTGGATTTGTTCTTCTATAGAAGCTCATGTTCGTTCAACAGTTACGCTTATATCAGATTCTCACAAGTTGTGGGAGAATTTAAAGTAACGTTTCTCAGTGGGAAACAAAGTTTGTATCCATCATCTCAAAGAACAACTCGCATCGTGCAAGCAAGAGGGTCAGACTCGTACATCTCCAGGAGTTGTCTACTTTCGTACTGTGGTTGATGATTTTTCCGGAGCAGTCAGGACTTATTTACTTCTCGAGAAATCTGAGGTTCGCACAGTCCTATCCAATTTCTGAAAAATGGCTGCAGAACAATTCTCTAAAGAGGTCAAGATTGTTCGAAGTGACAACAGAGCTGAGTTTATGTGCTTAGCAAGCTTCTTTCGCGAGAATGGTATCATCTATCAGACTTCATGTACTCTTCAACATAACGGGAAGagttgaaaaaacaaaaatcatctTATCCTCAATGTTGCTCGAGCCTTGTTATTTCAAAGCAACTTACCTATCAAATTTTGGGGTGAGGCGATCATGATTGTCGCATACTTAATCAACCGCACGCCTTCTGCAGTTCTTGATCAAGTTTACACCATCTATTGCTCGACCAATTCAAAGATTCAAAACTCACTGAGAACAGCTTATCACCAGCAGTCAATTCAGTGGACACCGACTTATTTTCATAATTAGAGTTAGGAAAGAATCAATAGAATAGGTAGTAGCATAAAAAGAGATCCAAGTAAAGTATAAAGGAAATTAACCTCATCATGAAATACAAAACAATGGTTGACACCGAAACAATTCTTGTGTTTCTCTCAGGTTGATAAGAATACCCTGGAGAGGCCTCAATGAAAACTGCAAATGGAAGAAGTTGCCATGgttgtatttattttgttttgatgagCGTTTATAGATTTCTGAAGGCGGAACCAAAAAGATGTTCTCACCAAGAAATAATTTGAATGCATTATCACTTTTTGTAAAAGGTAATCACTTTTTGTGTAAAGATtattacttatttatattaatttattgagaTTTCCATATCAAAGAAAGAAGTTTCAGTTTACAGAATTCATCTCTTCTTTAAACTTAACCATTGCAGCTCTTGGCAACGTAATCATGACTTGAACTCCTCCTACCATCGAAGGTTCTAACCTCGACGCTGGCATGACGATACCAAGAATTCTGGCTATCTCTGGTGGGACCACCGGGACAATATTCACCGGCTCACCCCACCCGAAATCCATCGATCCAAAAATCCCAATGTTCCTCCAGTCCGTCAAACAAAATCTACCTTTGATCGTTAAATTCATACTGATGATACTTTCAGTGTTGGCAAGCTCTTCTTGGAGATAATCTTTATCGTGAGCCTTTCTTTTTGCTTGTTTTAAGAGCTTCACGATGTCAGAGATGGTAAACTTTTCTACTTCTTTAACGGTTAATGATACATACATGTCTATGTATGCATTACCATAGTATCCGTCGGGCAAAGGTGGATTCACTGCGTTTCGGATTCCTACAGCTAAACCCAAAGATGTGACTCCATCGCGATCCAACCTCAGAGCTTTAACTCTTGACTTCCACAAATAAGCTCCTATAACTTCGAAAGTAGTGAGTGCCTCATTAGAGAAGTCATACTCTTTCAGTGTAGCTTCTTTCAGTCTTCTTATACTCTCAGCTCTGATACTTATTTTCTCACTTACCTGATtacacataaaaaaaataagcaaagtaagaaataataatttaagaatataaaataagaataaaTAAGCTAGCcaaactttttcttttaattttttttttaaatgatcatAATCATAATAGTTTTCCGAGAGAAAACATTATTTTGAGCTTTCTTTAACcataacattttaattttattatacgtgaagtgaaaataatatatatatatatatatatatatatatatatatatatatatatatatatatatattatcagttTTGTTTCACAAAAGTTTGGGACTGAGAGAACTcctattggattttttttttaattttgagtaTCTACcagaaaagtaaaaataaatatttcacgcAATGGATCTGATATTCTTAGAAaagttttgtttcattttttactaaaaattaattaaaaaatcatgcaagaaatatttttgtatagtGTGTAATTAATGAATCATTTCCAACATTTAATTCTGCTAGATTTGTTTTCCAGAtacagtgaaacctctataaattaataatgttgggactacaccaaaactataatttttttattaatttatagagatattaatttatcgatatactaattgaaccaaaaactcaattcgggactataaaattatattattttatagagatttttagtgtatattaatttatagagtattaatttaaagaggttatattgtatattgcttttcttttcatttttttctaataacCTTTTTACACTAGACTAAGACTATCTAATgggatttcattttttttatttctctctttatattgaagaattttttttcccATGGTACTTcattttttcttcatttcttaaaattttaaaaactgaaCAATATTTCTTCAAATTTGAATTTAAGCTTTTGAATTATAAACTAATCCTTAGATTtaacatgattttatttttacttaaatGTATAATAAGTGCGATCTAACCtaattaatttgaaaaaattattattgttttcatCTATTAGATGAAAAAGTAAAGAACATGAAAATATTCAGTTCCAGTTATTCCAGGttcgatttaaaaaaaagaaagaaggatAAAATAAGCTCATTTCTCACTTCAGATCACTTTAGTTAGTCATTTTAGGAcaaatatatagatttattcttttttataaaatataatgttctttacttatttttattttttgaacaatttatttacttatttatttctattatgTGATCGTATTATATG
It encodes:
- the LOC103833823 gene encoding spermidine sinapoyl-CoA acyltransferase; translation: MCYVFKPRNVGYDDNQPDYLVREALSVLLGYYYPLSGTLKRRDTDRKLQLSCGSDGGGVAFTVATANVELSSLKYLENIDSDMALKFLPEVQVDKDGYPPFALQVTNFKCGGFILGVALPHSMCDGFGEGHIMCALTELAGGKNMPTVTPVWERERLVGRPKDNDQVPFVPEGDTATSPYLPTDDWVSEKISIRAESIRRLKEATLKEYDFSNEALTTFEVIGAYLWKSRVKALRLDRDGVTSLGLAVGIRNAVNPPLPDGYYGNAYIDMYVSLTVKEVEKFTISDIVKLLKQAKRKAHDKDYLQEELANTESIISMNLTIKGRFCLTDWRNIGIFGSMDFGWGEPVNIVPVVPPEIARILGIVMPASRLEPSMVGGVQVMITLPRAAMVKFKEEMNSVN